A DNA window from Niabella yanshanensis contains the following coding sequences:
- a CDS encoding glycosyltransferase: MKLLIITNALAKGGAENLIKTTIPFFIAKGVRPTLLLLNQSLSVSAYIDAIKELSIPIIDLKASNLYNPLLIFRIKKIIDSNNFDIVHTHLFPSLYWSSVALRNRKNGILVYTEHSNYNKRRKNVVLKMIDRIAYKSYDAVIAISNEVKRNLIKNIKITPPVSVIPNGVDLRFIFEAQELGKENLTKLFKIPPNSYTILMVASFRYPKDQKTLITSLKYLNDNYHVLLAGEGDMMSKVEEYSKQQNTLDRIHFLGFRTDISSLMKSVDINVLSSDYEGMSGVTLESLASGKPFLGSDVPGINDIVPDKRFLFEKGNARDLADKIQKIINNPKLAEDMSATGLEYVKQFDMGIMIDRHIKLYEELLSQRNN, encoded by the coding sequence TTGAAATTACTAATCATTACCAATGCCTTAGCCAAAGGCGGTGCAGAAAATTTAATTAAGACGACAATACCTTTTTTTATTGCGAAAGGTGTTCGGCCTACGTTATTACTCCTAAACCAGTCTTTATCGGTGTCTGCTTATATTGATGCTATAAAAGAATTAAGTATTCCGATTATTGATTTAAAAGCTTCTAACTTGTATAATCCATTGCTTATTTTTAGGATAAAAAAAATTATTGATAGCAATAACTTTGATATTGTTCATACACATCTTTTCCCATCACTTTACTGGTCTTCGGTTGCTTTGAGAAACAGAAAAAATGGCATATTAGTTTATACTGAACATAGCAATTATAATAAAAGGAGAAAAAATGTAGTATTAAAAATGATCGATAGAATAGCGTACAAGTCATATGATGCTGTAATAGCAATTTCTAATGAAGTGAAACGAAACCTAATTAAAAATATAAAAATAACCCCTCCTGTAAGCGTAATACCTAACGGAGTTGATCTGAGATTTATTTTTGAAGCTCAGGAATTGGGTAAAGAAAATTTAACTAAACTGTTTAAAATACCCCCAAACTCCTATACAATTCTCATGGTTGCCAGCTTCAGGTATCCAAAAGATCAAAAAACACTTATTACTTCTTTAAAGTATTTAAATGATAATTACCATGTTCTTTTAGCCGGTGAAGGTGATATGATGAGCAAAGTCGAAGAATATTCAAAGCAACAAAATACACTGGATAGAATTCATTTCCTTGGTTTTCGCACAGATATTTCTTCGTTAATGAAGTCGGTAGATATTAATGTGCTTTCTTCCGATTATGAAGGTATGTCGGGTGTTACATTAGAATCCTTAGCTTCCGGCAAGCCCTTTCTCGGCTCTGATGTACCTGGAATTAACGATATCGTTCCAGATAAAAGATTTCTTTTCGAAAAAGGTAACGCACGGGACTTAGCTGATAAAATTCAGAAGATAATCAATAATCCCAAACTGGCTGAAGATATGTCTGCGACAGGCCTAGAGTATGTGAAACAATTTGATATGGGAATAATGATTGATAGACATATAAAACTTTATGAGGAGTTACTCTCGCAGAGAAATAACTAA
- a CDS encoding glycosyl hydrolase family 28-related protein, giving the protein MIVKLNLKNSMVRILFVVYLVFFIVTNIFSQTRIINIKDYGAKGNGLSDDTKAVQEAINAAKVRSASVYLPKGTYLVSSITILCNLSGENGTVIKRKAQQKLSKFDFCLIRNQNNLSLNNITFDGSVKVTTKREVIDGGTPLFVYGSRNIQIQNCIFRNSPQSGLRLEASSNIQINYCSAINSNGNFGDGYYFNGCSSVQVRNCKADDYTRIGFVTENNSSNILFDNCRASNGHDGSVLYGGREYNAGFWYENSGNITTIACVAEKNKHYGFVATTGKNVGKVIKGDYASYRFENCNSLNNAVGFQVSSVSVAVRININNCNVVNASRGYVATANNRMDQFYFNNCNITLKPITSSALNSAGFMWESPVTVKSPGNTLPLFSYKNCYIQYEANVDIEKVIDMKNNNGDISTYSGGKARVEVDNVKNSLKGEETIIKARRGQPVYRIANTKVFSRFKK; this is encoded by the coding sequence ATGATAGTAAAATTAAATCTAAAAAATAGTATGGTAAGAATTCTATTCGTAGTTTATTTGGTCTTTTTTATTGTAACGAACATTTTTAGCCAAACACGTATTATAAATATTAAAGATTATGGGGCTAAAGGAAATGGCTTGAGTGATGACACTAAAGCAGTTCAGGAAGCCATCAATGCTGCGAAAGTTAGGAGTGCTTCTGTTTATTTACCAAAAGGAACGTACTTGGTATCTTCAATAACTATTCTATGCAACCTTTCTGGAGAGAACGGTACTGTTATCAAAAGGAAGGCACAGCAGAAATTATCAAAATTTGACTTTTGTCTTATCAGAAACCAAAATAATTTATCTCTCAATAATATTACTTTTGACGGGTCTGTAAAAGTTACAACAAAGAGGGAAGTGATCGACGGGGGCACTCCGTTATTTGTTTACGGTAGTCGTAACATACAGATTCAAAATTGTATATTTCGAAACTCTCCTCAAAGCGGCCTGCGCCTGGAGGCGTCATCTAACATTCAAATAAATTACTGTTCTGCAATAAACAGCAACGGAAACTTTGGTGATGGCTATTATTTTAATGGATGTAGCTCCGTACAGGTTAGGAATTGCAAGGCTGATGATTACACCCGAATAGGGTTTGTTACTGAAAATAATTCAAGTAACATCTTATTCGATAACTGTCGCGCAAGTAACGGGCATGACGGCTCCGTACTGTATGGAGGAAGAGAGTACAACGCAGGTTTTTGGTATGAAAATTCAGGAAATATTACCACGATCGCATGTGTTGCTGAAAAAAACAAACATTATGGATTTGTTGCGACTACTGGAAAAAACGTAGGTAAAGTAATAAAAGGTGATTATGCCAGCTATCGGTTCGAGAATTGCAACAGTCTTAATAATGCTGTTGGATTTCAGGTGTCATCAGTATCTGTAGCTGTTCGAATTAATATAAATAATTGCAATGTTGTAAATGCCAGCAGAGGGTATGTCGCGACGGCGAATAATAGAATGGATCAGTTTTATTTTAACAATTGCAATATAACACTTAAGCCAATTACAAGTAGTGCATTGAATAGTGCAGGGTTTATGTGGGAAAGTCCTGTAACTGTAAAAAGCCCTGGCAATACACTGCCTCTTTTTAGTTATAAAAACTGTTATATTCAGTATGAAGCCAATGTAGATATTGAAAAAGTCATTGATATGAAAAATAATAACGGCGATATAAGCACTTATAGCGGAGGAAAAGCACGAGTTGAAGTGGATAATGTAAAAAATTCTTTAAAAGGTGAAGAAACAATAATAAAAGCCCGTAGAGGACAACCAGTTTATCGCATTGCAAACACTAAAGTATTCTCTCGATTTAAAAAATAG
- a CDS encoding glycosyltransferase family 4 protein, with translation MKKTIVHIVPSLKKGGAERFTVNICNELSTKEQYSVHLVSLFDNKNDHSTFLSELDSKVKYVSLGKRPGFSLITLFKLYSTLKAITPDIVHTHINAFEYGLPYIVSSAGLFVHTIHSKAEKECPNKFIKTIRRRLYKKDSVIPVTISKDGSHTYRAYYKLNNDILIENGCPQVVSTKFFTNVEKEFSKKETEYLLVHIGRIVEVKNQKLLIGAVNLYNSRHEKKIRLLIVGGIRDQVLFKELNELIGSSEQILFVGDKNNVGDYLLLSDAFCLSSVYEGLPMSLIEAFSAGCIPTCTPVGGITEVIEDGVTGFLSSDMSTESYYNALYRNLHAPNRDHIKVNCLNAFEKKYSISACSAKYDGLYDSKIKSKK, from the coding sequence ATGAAAAAGACTATAGTTCATATTGTTCCATCGCTAAAAAAAGGTGGCGCCGAACGCTTTACAGTAAACATATGTAATGAGTTGAGTACAAAAGAGCAATACTCTGTCCACTTAGTTTCTCTGTTTGATAATAAGAATGATCACAGTACATTCTTATCAGAGCTTGATTCCAAAGTGAAGTATGTTTCACTTGGAAAGCGTCCTGGTTTTAGCCTAATTACCCTTTTTAAGCTGTATTCAACGCTAAAAGCGATAACCCCAGATATCGTTCACACCCATATCAATGCATTTGAGTATGGATTGCCTTACATAGTATCAAGCGCTGGTCTCTTTGTTCACACAATTCATAGTAAAGCGGAGAAAGAGTGTCCGAATAAGTTCATTAAAACTATTCGTCGTCGATTATATAAGAAAGACAGCGTGATTCCTGTTACAATATCGAAAGATGGGAGCCATACTTATCGAGCTTACTACAAGCTAAATAATGATATTCTTATTGAAAATGGATGTCCACAAGTTGTATCTACTAAATTTTTCACAAATGTAGAAAAAGAATTTTCGAAAAAAGAGACAGAGTATTTGCTCGTTCACATTGGCAGGATCGTAGAAGTTAAAAACCAAAAACTTTTAATTGGTGCAGTGAACTTATATAATAGTAGACATGAAAAAAAAATAAGGTTATTGATTGTTGGAGGTATTAGAGATCAGGTACTCTTTAAGGAATTAAACGAACTCATTGGTTCATCTGAACAAATTTTGTTTGTAGGTGATAAAAACAATGTTGGGGATTATTTACTTCTTTCTGATGCTTTTTGTCTTTCGAGCGTATATGAAGGGTTGCCTATGTCCCTAATAGAGGCTTTCTCTGCTGGCTGTATCCCAACCTGTACTCCTGTAGGTGGAATTACAGAAGTAATAGAAGACGGGGTGACGGGGTTTTTAAGCAGTGATATGAGTACTGAATCTTATTATAATGCGTTATATCGTAATTTACACGCACCTAATAGAGATCATATTAAAGTAAATTGTCTCAATGCATTTGAGAAGAAATACAGTATCAGTGCTTGTAGTGCAAAATACGATGGCCTGTATGATAGTAAAATTAAATCTAAAAAATAG
- a CDS encoding oligosaccharide repeat unit polymerase yields the protein MNFVNNYTDFFVSLIIAMGLAFFFIYKVLGNGGGAMLVTILKFGLFIFYFTFLCHQMPIVLVDDLTYYEGSLIAYDKATSFGYFFSKEGYLEMGALARGMHFGYYIYNVIAMHLFGVSYYAPVLMNVLVSVFGAVLFYKILILAGIDKRFSKFAFLLLLLHWDLMSWSSFINLKDTFVLFLTTAALYNIIKLKRNGFNILNLVFLIVILLVFQIIRFYFSYFIVVTTIVFFLSGYAYRIKSRWKKLVVQGAILIVMPIGFFIIVIKLFSVQLAALGPSPNIVLGIIRYLLTPVPFQVDPAYWFISLATILHWMFIPLTLYGLYLFLRRYFRVLMPFLIMTILLTVFYGSFTELQGPRHRIPLLGFIALLEALGIWNFLMQLTIIRRRRLGTACRK from the coding sequence ATGAACTTTGTAAATAATTATACAGATTTTTTCGTATCGCTGATCATCGCAATGGGACTAGCCTTTTTTTTTATTTATAAGGTCTTGGGAAATGGAGGGGGAGCTATGCTTGTTACGATTTTGAAGTTTGGTCTTTTTATTTTTTATTTTACGTTTCTGTGTCATCAAATGCCAATTGTTTTAGTAGATGATTTGACTTATTATGAAGGGTCATTGATAGCATACGACAAGGCAACCTCATTCGGCTATTTTTTTAGTAAAGAAGGCTATCTGGAAATGGGAGCCCTGGCCAGGGGAATGCATTTTGGGTATTACATTTATAATGTAATTGCGATGCATCTTTTTGGAGTTAGTTATTATGCTCCTGTTTTAATGAATGTGCTTGTTTCCGTATTTGGCGCTGTATTGTTTTACAAAATACTAATTCTTGCAGGTATTGATAAGAGATTCTCTAAGTTTGCGTTTCTTCTGTTACTTCTACATTGGGATTTGATGTCGTGGTCGAGTTTTATTAATTTAAAAGACACTTTTGTTCTGTTTTTAACGACTGCTGCTTTATATAATATTATTAAGCTAAAGAGGAATGGTTTTAATATATTAAATCTTGTTTTCCTTATTGTCATACTTTTAGTTTTCCAAATAATCCGATTTTATTTTTCATATTTCATAGTGGTAACAACTATTGTGTTTTTTTTATCAGGCTATGCCTATCGAATAAAATCGCGTTGGAAAAAACTGGTTGTTCAAGGGGCGATATTGATCGTTATGCCGATTGGTTTCTTCATAATAGTTATCAAGTTGTTTTCAGTGCAGTTGGCTGCCTTGGGACCATCACCTAACATTGTACTGGGTATCATAAGATATTTGTTGACTCCCGTTCCTTTTCAGGTAGACCCCGCATATTGGTTTATATCACTTGCGACCATTTTACATTGGATGTTTATTCCATTAACATTGTATGGGTTGTATTTATTTTTAAGACGTTATTTCCGAGTACTAATGCCTTTTTTAATTATGACGATTCTTTTAACAGTGTTCTATGGGTCATTTACCGAGTTGCAAGGGCCAAGGCATCGCATCCCCTTGTTGGGCTTTATAGCATTATTAGAAGCCTTAGGTATTTGGAATTTTTTAATGCAGTTAACAATTATCAGGAGAAGAAGATTAGGAACTGCTTGTAGGAAATAA
- a CDS encoding serine O-acetyltransferase, with protein MNKIIESDLYRYGGLKGVKGFLKGLFKTAGFRYMYYLRQAKKSKKYTPRWFVFILLLHRCSRRYGYQIPYNTEIGEGFYIGHFGTIVINSKARIGKNCNIAHLVTIGQANRGKLRGYPTISDNVWIGTGAVIVGNIHVGSNVLIAPNSYVNVDVPSNSIVVGNPCKIVSKENPCEGYITNILN; from the coding sequence ATGAACAAAATTATAGAATCTGATCTATATCGCTACGGAGGTTTAAAAGGGGTTAAAGGTTTTCTTAAGGGACTCTTTAAAACAGCTGGCTTTAGGTATATGTATTATTTACGCCAAGCGAAAAAAAGTAAAAAGTATACGCCAAGGTGGTTTGTTTTTATTCTTTTATTACATAGATGTTCAAGACGATATGGGTATCAAATTCCTTATAATACAGAAATAGGTGAGGGGTTTTACATAGGCCATTTTGGAACCATAGTCATTAATAGCAAAGCTAGAATAGGTAAAAATTGCAATATTGCCCATTTAGTTACTATTGGACAAGCTAATCGCGGTAAACTTCGAGGGTATCCAACAATTAGTGATAATGTATGGATAGGAACCGGTGCCGTAATAGTAGGGAACATTCATGTAGGTTCAAATGTATTAATTGCACCTAATTCGTATGTCAATGTGGATGTTCCCAGTAACTCAATTGTTGTAGGAAATCCATGTAAAATTGTAAGTAAGGAGAACCCTTGCGAAGGGTATATTACTAATATATTGAATTAG
- a CDS encoding glycosyltransferase family 2 protein produces MLNISIICPLYNKKGYIQETIDSVINQTYTNWEMIIVDDGSTDGSYELVKDLYQDELRVRLYCRTTFKQNKGGSVCRNIGISLAKGEYIMFLDADDLLTQNCLLNRVKAIRKDLVSNLFVFNEAYFIKNPGQPFIKSVRYNIHKCMFLLSVDKVNFFLKRFLKNDLPWTISNTFWQRDFLGSLNGFDEHLQRLQDPEMHIRMLLSPQIKLRCFKYSTSPDILIRLDINRHISIFDNRYTKANTLLQSIQKLMQEITGLLKNHNKENLIKYLDGYIFTAQADFQYILQDMDDIITPEVKKIETEIIEIAKSFGIPPKGLMNKWTRFHNCALRSRLLKKIKVPALIYVLFMLKGFYPRRKY; encoded by the coding sequence ATGTTAAATATATCCATAATTTGCCCATTATATAATAAGAAAGGCTACATTCAGGAGACGATCGACTCTGTCATCAATCAAACTTATACAAATTGGGAGATGATTATTGTCGATGATGGTTCCACGGATGGTTCGTATGAATTGGTAAAAGATTTATACCAGGACGAGCTCCGGGTACGGTTGTATTGCCGGACAACGTTTAAGCAGAATAAAGGAGGCTCTGTTTGCAGAAATATAGGGATTTCTTTGGCAAAAGGGGAGTACATTATGTTTTTAGATGCGGATGATCTATTGACCCAAAATTGTTTATTGAATCGGGTGAAGGCAATCCGGAAAGATCTTGTAAGCAATTTGTTTGTTTTTAATGAAGCTTATTTTATCAAAAATCCTGGACAGCCTTTTATTAAGAGTGTACGTTACAATATTCACAAGTGTATGTTTCTGCTATCGGTTGATAAGGTGAATTTTTTTTTAAAAAGATTTTTAAAAAATGATTTGCCTTGGACTATATCCAATACATTTTGGCAAAGGGATTTTTTGGGCAGCCTAAATGGCTTTGATGAGCATCTCCAACGACTGCAGGATCCGGAAATGCATATCCGCATGTTACTATCCCCGCAAATAAAATTACGATGTTTTAAGTATTCTACTTCACCGGATATACTCATAAGATTAGACATCAATCGGCACATTTCTATTTTTGATAATCGTTATACTAAAGCCAACACTTTATTACAAAGTATTCAAAAATTAATGCAGGAGATTACGGGGCTGTTAAAAAATCATAATAAAGAAAATTTAATTAAATACCTTGACGGATACATTTTCACAGCTCAGGCAGATTTCCAGTATATTCTCCAGGATATGGATGATATAATCACTCCTGAAGTTAAAAAAATTGAAACCGAAATTATCGAAATTGCAAAAAGCTTCGGGATACCCCCCAAAGGGCTTATGAACAAATGGACTCGGTTCCATAATTGTGCATTACGTTCCCGTCTACTAAAAAAAATTAAGGTGCCTGCTCTAATCTATGTCTTGTTTATGCTTAAGGGATTTTATCCCAGACGTAAATATTGA
- a CDS encoding glycosyltransferase family 2 protein: protein MTVSISCITYNHAPYIRQCLDGFMIQQCSFDFEVLIHDDASTDGTSDIIREYQQKYPDIIKPIIQAENQYSKGVRGINIKYNFPRAKGKYIALCEGDDYWTDPLKLQKQVDFLEKNNDYSVITGGYIALNVTKTQRNTMILSSIVAKNQEDDKGFTFTLLDSSKAWITKTLTSLFRNIPEICVLVDKYSYGRDVHLFYELLKIGKGYYLKEALGVYNIHNGGVFSLKSLKEKSITAYNLYKELYEKSPDEFTRIMYFKSGLSLLKNKLSLKIKDHRVDTFFLLKTSMKLAKTRSEKIGIFKSLIPIQITKTLKRKNDLSS from the coding sequence ATGACGGTTTCAATTTCATGCATCACATATAATCACGCTCCTTATATTCGACAATGTTTGGATGGATTTATGATACAACAATGTAGTTTTGATTTTGAAGTACTGATTCATGATGACGCTTCTACAGATGGTACGTCTGATATTATCCGGGAGTATCAACAAAAATATCCAGATATTATAAAACCTATTATACAGGCAGAAAACCAGTATTCTAAAGGGGTTAGAGGAATTAATATTAAATATAACTTTCCCCGGGCCAAAGGTAAATACATCGCCCTTTGCGAAGGCGATGATTATTGGACAGACCCTTTAAAATTGCAAAAGCAAGTAGATTTTTTGGAAAAAAACAATGATTATTCAGTAATAACAGGTGGATATATTGCTTTGAATGTGACAAAAACTCAAAGAAACACCATGATACTTTCTTCAATAGTTGCTAAAAATCAAGAAGATGATAAAGGTTTTACTTTCACTTTATTGGATTCATCTAAAGCATGGATCACTAAGACACTGACTTCTCTTTTTAGAAATATTCCCGAAATATGTGTGCTTGTTGATAAATATAGCTATGGAAGGGATGTTCATTTATTTTATGAACTACTGAAAATCGGAAAAGGTTATTACCTGAAAGAAGCGCTGGGCGTATACAATATTCATAATGGTGGGGTGTTTAGTTTAAAATCATTAAAAGAAAAAAGTATTACAGCTTATAATTTGTATAAAGAATTGTATGAAAAATCACCAGATGAATTTACCCGGATAATGTATTTTAAGAGCGGTTTAAGTTTATTGAAAAATAAATTATCTCTTAAAATAAAGGATCATAGAGTTGACACTTTTTTTTTATTAAAAACCTCGATGAAATTGGCAAAAACCCGTTCAGAAAAAATAGGGATTTTCAAATCTTTGATTCCAATACAAATAACAAAAACGCTAAAAAGAAAAAATGATTTATCATCATAA
- a CDS encoding polysaccharide pyruvyl transferase family protein, with translation MRVLHAYCLNYNIGDYALGIGVKNLLRNYLDIDYIGNTNIQGRNFDEYYINEVINKKYDLLVIGGGGIIHGAHWPNGWFWLIDKELIRQIKIPYIVYGVGYNYWIEEGGIPERGKIHLKETLANASFFSVRNDGSYNRLFNQTGIDAEVIPDPGFHIDLNTEYERLEEKKYIIIQLANDKPINRFGSEQKVEKFINEMREITKDLSKKYKVIFAPHVIDDVSISKEISSGIDNTEVLDFGKFAFDHSDKMIGYYKYAEFVLAMRGHGQILPIGFNTPVIALENHPKHRGLMEELDLLDYNVKIDDENFLSDLDSKIKLLEDNKELLIEKYKNINHELDATSQKAFEKIKAKILK, from the coding sequence ATGAGAGTTTTACATGCGTATTGTTTAAATTATAATATTGGTGATTATGCTTTAGGCATCGGGGTCAAGAATCTATTAAGAAACTATTTGGATATTGATTATATTGGAAATACCAATATCCAGGGAAGAAACTTTGATGAATATTACATTAATGAAGTTATAAATAAAAAATATGATTTGTTAGTAATTGGTGGGGGGGGGATTATTCATGGCGCCCATTGGCCCAATGGCTGGTTTTGGTTAATAGATAAAGAATTAATACGCCAAATAAAAATCCCTTATATCGTATATGGGGTGGGATATAATTATTGGATAGAAGAAGGCGGAATTCCTGAAAGAGGAAAAATACATCTTAAAGAAACACTTGCAAATGCTTCTTTTTTCTCAGTTAGAAATGATGGAAGCTACAATCGTCTTTTTAATCAAACTGGTATTGATGCCGAGGTTATTCCTGATCCGGGCTTTCATATAGATTTGAATACTGAATATGAAAGGTTAGAAGAAAAAAAATATATTATAATACAATTGGCGAACGATAAGCCAATTAATAGATTTGGTTCAGAGCAAAAAGTAGAAAAGTTTATAAATGAAATGAGAGAGATTACTAAAGATTTGTCTAAGAAGTATAAAGTAATTTTTGCTCCACATGTTATAGACGATGTATCCATTTCTAAGGAAATAAGTTCAGGAATCGATAATACAGAAGTTTTGGATTTTGGAAAGTTTGCATTTGATCATTCGGATAAAATGATAGGTTACTATAAGTATGCAGAATTTGTTTTAGCTATGCGTGGCCATGGTCAAATATTGCCTATTGGTTTCAATACACCTGTAATTGCGCTAGAAAATCATCCTAAGCATCGGGGATTGATGGAAGAATTAGATTTACTGGATTATAATGTGAAGATAGACGATGAAAACTTTCTTTCAGATTTAGACAGTAAAATAAAATTGTTGGAGGATAATAAAGAATTATTGATAGAAAAATATAAGAATATCAATCATGAATTAGACGCTACTTCTCAAAAAGCTTTTGAAAAAATAAAGGCTAAAATTCTCAAATAA